The following are encoded together in the Coffea arabica cultivar ET-39 chromosome 1c, Coffea Arabica ET-39 HiFi, whole genome shotgun sequence genome:
- the LOC113714177 gene encoding uncharacterized protein, whose translation MGPKICQVCDDAQSKYKCPRCLVPYCSLVCFKKHKEIPCSKPESSSQAPKRAVHLGKPYYVHDPSESLQQVQLESIACSSEIRDILKDKELQKLILNVDGSAEAEKELGKAMEVDAFRIFTEKILSIIGPKV comes from the exons ATGGGACCAAAAATTTGTCAAGTGTGCGACGATGCACAATCAAAATACAAGTGCCCAAGGTGTCTGGTTCCCTACTGTTCTTTGGTCTGTTTCAAGAAGCACAAAGAAATTCCGTGTTCAAAGCCTGAATCTTCTTCTCAAG CTCCCAAACGAGCTGTGCATCTTGGGAAACCCTATTATGTTCATGACCCAAGTGAATCGCTGCAACAGGTTCAACTGGAGTCCATAG CTTGTTCGAGTGAAATTCGTGATATATTGAAGGATAAAGAGCTTCAAAAGCTGATACTCAATGTAGACGGTTCTGCAGAGGCTGAAAAA GAGCTAGGCAAAGCAATGGAAGTGGATGCATTCCGCATTTTTACTGAGAAG ATATTGTCTATAATTGGTCCTAAAGTCTAA